CTCGTTCACGAACATTCTGTTCTGGCAACGGCGGTTGGATTCACCCTGGGGACAGCCGCCATGCTCGGGGTCCGCTTGTGGAGCGAAACAAGGGCGAAGAAGAATCTCGAAAAAAGCGAAACAGCTTCGGGAAGTTTGATCGTCGCGACTGCTGTGGATATCGTCGTGGATGGTTTGATGCTGGGCATCGGCTTTGCGGCGGGCGCAAAGCAGGGTATTCTGTTGACCGTCGCGCTGGCATTCGAATTAATCTCGCTTGGTTTGGCGGTTGTACTGGAACTCAAACAAGGCAGGATATCGCGCGGTCGGATACTTTCCAGCATCATTGCCTTATCGGGATTGTTTATCTTTGGCGCTGTGGCAGGCAGCGCGGCGCTTTCACTCATAAGCGGAGCTTTGCTTGCGGGCGTGATTGCTTTCGGAGCGGCGGCGTTGCTCTTTCTAGTAACGGAGGAATTACTCACCGAAGCCCATGAGGTGGCGGAAAATCCGCTGTTGACCTCCGCTTTTTTTGTTGGCTTTCTGGCAGTCTTCCTGCTTGAATTGTTGAGTTGATTCGACCATCCAATGGACCTCGAAGCCGTTACGAACTTGATTATTGTCATGGGCGCAATTGCCCTGGGTCTTGCCGTCGTTATGAGTTGGCTGGGCAGTATCCATCACCTGGATGCGCCACGTTTGATTTCGAGCGGGTGGTTTGCCTTTCCTGCCTGGGCGCAGGTCGTCTTCGGATTTGCGGCGATTGCCTTTTTTATCTGGTTTGGATTTCTGCTGTGGATTCCTCTTCCATTGCGATTGCCCGAACCTGTAATATCGCTCGCGCGTCCCCTTGGGCGGATCATCTTTCTCGTCGGGCTGTGTCTCACCCTGTGGGCTCGCCGGGCATTGGGCGCGATGTATGGTGTGAGCACAGGTTCGTCCGCACCGTTGCAGGAGAGGCATCGCCTCGTCCAGCGCGGACCATATGGTTTCATCCGCCATCCCATGTATCTCGGCTACTGGCTGGTGATGTTCGGAATCCTGTTGACATATCTCACATGGACGCCGTTGGTGTTGTTGATAATGACCGTGCCTTCGTTCTCTCGTCGAGCACGGCGCGAAGAGAGTTCGCTGGAAGAGAGATTCGGCGCGGAGTGGCAAGTCTACGCGGCACGGGTACCAAGGTTCCTGCCACATTTGAAATTAAAAGCGAAGGAGAAAAACATTGATAACACGAATGGGTACCAACATTGATTAAGTGGCATTGGATTGTCTTGCTTGTCGGGTTTGGGCTGTATGTGCTCGTTCCGATCCCAGGAATTTTGCCGCACTCCGTGGATGTTGTGGTGATGATATTGTCGGGGATCAGCCTGCTTTCCGTCGCCATATTTGGGTTTGATACAGTTCATGTGGAGGGAGGTCTGGCAATCTCAATGGTCACCCTTAGCCTGCTCATGCTTATCGCAGGCATCGTACTGGCGTGGCAGGGTCATGGATATATCTTGTTCCTGCTTGCCGTGCCAGCCCTTGGGCTTGGGATGTTTGGCGCGAGAAAATTAATGGATAAAAGAGAGAAACATGATTAAGAAGAATCCGTATTTTGTGCTGTTTATCTTGACAGCAGCGATAGCTTTGGGAGTTCTGATTGAAGTCGTATTTAGAAAACCTTATTCCTTTCACGGCACGGTGATCGACCCTCCATTGCCTGTGACAGACTTTTCCCTCCAGACTGCCAACGAAGAAGTGTTTCGTCTGAGTGAACAAAAAGGCAAAGTTGTATTGCTATTTTTTGGATACACCAGTTGTCCCGATGTTTGTCCCGTCACCCTGGCAACCTTCAAACAGGTCAATGATAACTTGGGGGAGGATGCGCAAAAGGTTCGTTTCGTGATGATTACCGCAGACCCGGACCGTGATACGCCTGATAAAGTTGCCGAATATGCTGCGCGATTCAATCCTGAATTCATAGGACTGAGTGGCGATATGACAGCGCTTGCTTCAATCTGGAAGGAGTTGGGAGTTTTTGTTGAGAAGCAGGAATCAGGTAGCGCAGCTGGTTATCTGGTAAGCCACACGGCAAGTGTGTATGTTCTGAATCAGAGTGGCAGTCTGTTCATGACCTTCCCGTATGGTACGACTGCCACAGAGATTGCAGATGATATTCGCCAGATCTTGAAAGAGTCAAATTAGCAATCTTCGATCCAGATATTCAATCTTAAAGTTATATTATTACGAGGATACCAATGCAACCTAAAAACAAGAAATCCATTTCCACAAAAAAGGCAGTGCGCCAAGCGGAACGCCGCCGCCAAAAGTTGCGTAATGGCATCATCTCCGGCACTCTGGTTTTAGCTGCCATTATCGTAATTTTTCTCATGTTCAACGCCAGGGAGCAGGTGAAACAACAGATCGATGGGGTTACGGAATATACCGCTCTTAGCCGGGACCATGTCGGTGAAACCGTAAGTTACGACCAGACTCCACCTGTCGGGGGATCTCACAATCCTGTCTGGCAGAATTGCGGTGTGTATACCGAGACCATCGCGAATGAAAATGGAGTTCACTCCCTTGAACATGGCGCGGTCTGGATCACCTACCGACCTGACCTGCCTGACTTGGAAGTTCAGACATTACAGACACTTACCCGTCAAAGCGGTTTTCGCTTGCTAAGTCCATACCCAGATCTGCCCAGCCCGATTGTGATTTCTGCCTGGGGATATCAACTTCAGGTGGAGCAGGCTGATGATCCCAGGTTAAAGGACTTTATTGAACAATACGAACTGAGCCCACAAGGACCTGAGCCGGGAGCGCCTTGCACGGGTGGAGTGGGGCAGCCAGGCTAGGAGACACGATGATGATGACCGAACAATTACCGCCTGAGACATCCTTGCCCCGCGCGGTGCGCACGTTTGATGCTCTCATGCTCTTATCATTCGCTGTATTGCTGGTGATTGTGGCAGTGCTTGCCTTCTGGCTGGGCACACGGCAGTCCTCTGCGCCCGGCGAAAACTCTCCTGAGGTAGGCTTTGCCAGGGACATGATGATGCACCACGCGCAAGCTGTGGATATGGCTACACTGCTTCGTGACCGGACAGAAGACCCGGAAATGCGCCAGCTTGCCCTGGACATTATGCTGACACAACAAGCGCAGATTGGTCAGATGCAGGGATGGCTGGCAGTATGGCAATATCCAATCGCCAGCACCGACCCGGCTATGATGTGGATGGACATGCCTGTCAATGGTGGAATGCCTGGGATGGCCACCCAGGCGCAGTTGAATGAATTACGCGATTTGCAGGGTGTGGAAGCCGATGGATTATTCCTGCAATTGATGATTGCCCACCACCGTGGTGGAGTGCTCATGGGGGAGGCGGCGCTGGAGAGCGCCAAAAGCCCCGAAGTGTTGGCATTAGCACAATCCATCGTCAATGCACAAACAAGCGAAATTGCTGCCATGCAGGACCTTCTGGTTCGTAAAGGGTTTCCGCCTGTAACGGACGAACCGACAGAAACGAATCATGAGGGTATGTCGCCTTGATGAGGTTGTCATTGACAAAAAAAACGACTGAACAATACTGGTTTATCCAGGCGTCTTGCTGCGAACCAAAGGTTCAAAGTAGACGATGAAAGTCAAATTCTATTTTCAAGAAGGACACATATGAAAAACAAACTTTTGATTTCCGCAATCCTGCTGGCAACATTGTTGGTCAGTGGATGTGCAAAGTCGGGCGAATTCAAGGTAATGGATGCCTGGGCTCGCCCTGCCGCTTCGGGCGATAACGGCGCGGTATATTTCATTATCAGTAATGCGACCGACGCGGATGATACATTGCTCAGTGTCAGCACGGACGTTGCATCTGCTGCCGAGGTTCACATGAGTATGATGGATGACAATGGCGTGATGTCCATGCAAATGCAGGAGGCTTTGCCTATCCCTGCGCAACAGGAGATCATTTTCAAACCTGGCGGCTTGCACGTCATGCTCGTTGGCTTGACGCAGGATTTGAAGGTTGGCGACACCATCACACTCGTATTGAATTTCAAAGAAGTAGGTAGTCTGACGATAGAAGCCTCGGTTAGAGAAGAGTAATCGGCTGGATGGTCTAATATATTCGAAGAGCGGTTGCCCCCGGATTAAAGAGTGGTTTATGGAAGCAGATATTTTGCTCATTGAAGACGAAGCGGAGTTCGCCGACTATCTCAAACGCGGGCTGACATATGCTGGATATAGAGTACGCCTTGCCCACAGTGCGGAAGAGGGGTTGGAAAAATTCGACCAGGACCGACACCGCCTCCTCATTCTTGACGTGATGCTGCCCGGCATGAACGGCATGGATGCCTGTCGTCGAATCCGGGAAAAAGGTTTCACGGGTCCGATATTGATGTTAACCGCTCGCAACGCGATTCCCGACCGGGTGCTGGGTCTGGATTCTGGCGCGGATGATTACCTCGTCAAGCCGTTTGCATTCGAAGAATTGCTGGCCCGCATACGCACACTTCAGCGACGCACTGGGGCGTCAACATCTTCCATCAATTTTGCCGATATGGAACTTGATATGGGCCTCCATGCAGCCCACCGTGCAGGAAAACCCATTCCCCTAACTCGTACAGAATTTGATCTGCTAAACTACTTTCTAAGACATCCTCGTCAAGTGCTGACACGCGAAGAACTCATTTTGAATGTGTGGGGACAAGATGCCGGGATTCAACCCAATATTTTGGATGTATACATCGCTCGTCTGCGCCGAAAAATCGGTGAACCACCGCTCATTCACACGATATACGGTATCGGCTATGTACTGAAGGAGGAGACAGTATGATCCCATTGAGGTGGAAACTGGCCCTCTGGCATTTGAGCCTGACCGCTCTTGGTCTGGTAGGGTTGCTTCTGATTTCCTACCAGACCTTGTCACAATCCCTGCGCGCGGAGGTGAACAATACACTGGCAGAACGAGCCAGGCATGTCGCAGATGCGGTTGCCATCGTCCCCAACCGGCCAATTGAGGGAGTGTCACAGGAAGCCACCGACGAGTTTCGTTCGCCTGGGGTTTACGTGCAGATATTCAATGCGGAGGGCACGCTTGTGGCTCGCTCATTTAACCTTGGAATTCAGCAAATCCATGCACCCGCCTCGGATCTCAATCGCGTGTTGAAGGGTGAGAGTTTCTATGACTCGGCGGAAATTTCAGGTTCTCCTGTGCAGTTATATTTCCAACCGATTCAACGCGACGGGGAAATAGCAGGGGCGATTCTGGTGGGTGAGTCATTGGTTGGACTTCAATCCACATTGAGCCGTCTGCGTCTTATCTATACCATCGGCGCGGTTTCCGTGTTGCTCTTTGGACTGGTAGGCGGGTGGACTCTTGCCCGGCTGGGCTTACGTCCTGTAGCGCGAGTTACGCGGACTGCCCAGGATATTGTGAAGGCTGAAGATCTGTCTCACCGCGTTCCGTACACGGGTCCGGCTGATGAGGTTGGCGCACTGGCAACAACGTTTAACGAGATGTTGAATCGCTTGCAGGCATTGTTCGAAGGTCAGAGGCAATTTCTTGCTGAGGCTGCTCATGAATTGCGGACTCCGCTGGCATCCATGCTTGGCAATGTCGATTTGCTTGTTTCTTTTGGTGATGATGTAAGGCGGAGGCGCGAGACCATTGCCGCACTCCAACGCACCGGAAGACACGTAACACGCTTGTTGGATGACCTCCTGCTTCTCGCACAAGCCGAGACCGGCTTGCATCTGGCGTCGTTTGAAGCGATTGCGCTTGATGACCTTCTCATCGATGTATATGAGTCGGTAATGTTGACCGCTGGAAATGTTAATTTGAAGCTTGAACGTTGCGATCCAGTTTCTGTACGCGGCGATCCCAATCGCTTGCGACAGGTGTTCATGAATTTGATTGACAATGCGGTGAAATATTCGTTGCCTGGTGGAGATGTGACTATCAGTCTTTTCATCAGGGATTGCTGTGTACATGTCACGGTCCGCGATCATGGTCCTGGCATTCCAGAAGAGTTGATCCCACTAATTTTCGAACCTTTTTTTCGTGCACCTACAATCGGTAAGCGCATCCCAGGTGCGGGCCTCGGATTGGCAATCGTCCGCTGGATTGTGCGTGAGCATGGGGGCGAAGTGAATATTCGAAGTGAGTCGAACAAGGGTACGACTGTAGCTCTCACTTTGCCAGCCCTCGCTGATTAGTCTCTTACCATTTATTCAGAATTAATACAGAACTTTCTTAGTCAGGGGGCTTAATATAAATGTGTGCATGCAAGATTTACAAATGTTTCAGCCGTCAACTCTGGCGGTGTATTAACGGTAATCCGTGTGCCATAGAGGGCGCAGGGAACCAGTTGTCTGGTAGGTTTTGCATGCACACTATTGGTCGCAACCCCTAAGCGCAAGGCTAAGGATAATCATGACGCAACCTGCAAAAATCGGTTTCAAAAGCCGGATTTGGATTTTATTGCTGCTGCCAATCCTGGTTCTAGGCTGTTCCATCGTGACATCAATCAATCGTCAACCTGCTGCCGGACCCATCGAGAAGTCTGTTATTAACATGGCTCTGCCAACTCCTACTCAATTGGACATACCGAGCGATGTGACTGAAGAGGAGATGGTGCTTGTAAATTTATATGCTCGTTCAAATCCGGCGGTGGTTGGCATCTTCGTATATGGACAAGTTTATCCCATTACTGATGGACAGAATGGCGGGCAGATTGTACCCATTGGACAGGGCTCTGGTTTTGTTTATGACACAACCGGTAATATCATCACCAATGCCCATGTTGTCAATGGTGCGGAACAGCTGGAGGTTGTCTTTTTCGACGGGACCACTCTTAACGCAGACATTGTGGGGAAGGACCTGAACAGCGACCTGGCTGTAATTAAAGTGGATCAACTTCCCATTGGTATCGGTCCGCTTGCAATGGGTAATATGGCAGAACTGGCGGTGGGACAAACCGTCGTTGCGATTGGTAATCCTTTCGGATTGGACGGAACATTAACACGCGGAATTATCAGCGCACTTGGGCGCACGATCCCCGCCCTGACGCCTTTTTCCATTCCGCATGCCATTCAAACCGATGCAGCGATCAATCCGGGGAATTCTGGAGGACCCCTTCTTGACCTGCACGGACATGTCATTGGCGTGAATGCTCAGATCGAAACGGATGGGACGAGTCGTAGTAATAGCGGTGTAGGTTTTGCCATTCCGGTAGACGTGGTTGAACGGGTTGTCCCGATTTTAATTGAGAAGGGTGGTTATGACTGGCCCTGGCTTGGAGTGCGCGGTAGAAACCTTGTTCCTGTTTTGGTTGACGCCATGAATCTGCCGGTTGAGCGTGGCGCGTATATTCTGGAAGTGACAACCCGCGGCCCTGCAGAAAAAGCTGGAGTGCGTGGTGCAAACGAATCGAAAACAATTAACGGGTCCGTGATTCCTGTGGGAGGCGATGTGGTCACAGCAATTGATGGTCAACCAATCAACTCCTTTGACGATTTATTAATCTACATCGCAATGCAAACCAGTCCGGGTCAGAAGGTGAATCTGACTGTATTGCGGGATGGCGAAACCCTGGAAATAAGCGTTCTCCTGGAAAAGCGCCCGGATACGCTTCGGGCAGAGTCACCAGCAAACGTTCCCTGACCGATACTGGAAATGCGTAGATATGGAAACCCCTGTAGTTGATCCGGTTTGTGGAACAAAGTTAAACCCGGGCACTGTCACATATAAGTACCAATATCTGGGGCGTACTTACTATTTTTGTTCTCTCGAATGCACAATAGCCTTCGATGAAGAGCCTGAAAAATATAAAGTTGATATTGACATGGATTTTCCGTTTGAAGAAAGCAGGTGAAATGGGTATCGCCATTGGCTTATGCGGAACTCTTTTGAAGACCGCAAGAAAAATCGTATGGGCTGAGCTTAAATTCTTACTACCTGGAGGATTGTGATCGCATGAACCGAAAAGAACGTACCGTACTTGTTACCATTATCATCAACGCGTTGCTCATTGTTTTCAAGTTCTGGCTGGCGGGTGCTTCCGGCAGTCTGGCATTACGCGCCAGTGCCCTGCACTCCATCGCGGATGCAACGATTGGCGGCTTTGTCCTTATCGGTCTTTGGATCAGCCGCTGGGATGACGCGCGCAACCGGCGCAAGGGACAGGTGAGCGCAGTGGAAAATTGGGTGGCTCTGGCGGTAGCCGCCGCCATCTTCTACGTGGGCTTTGACATTGTGGTCGAAGTCCTCGGTGGTCAATCTCCCGAACTTAAGAATCTGGGTCCCATT
This portion of the Anaerolineales bacterium genome encodes:
- a CDS encoding transporter, translating into MTLAGIWATLRVPGENLRSALMHFAAGVVFAVVAVEFLPDLVHEHSVLATAVGFTLGTAAMLGVRLWSETRAKKNLEKSETASGSLIVATAVDIVVDGLMLGIGFAAGAKQGILLTVALAFELISLGLAVVLELKQGRISRGRILSSIIALSGLFIFGAVAGSAALSLISGALLAGVIAFGAAALLFLVTEELLTEAHEVAENPLLTSAFFVGFLAVFLLELLS
- a CDS encoding isoprenylcysteine carboxylmethyltransferase family protein encodes the protein MDLEAVTNLIIVMGAIALGLAVVMSWLGSIHHLDAPRLISSGWFAFPAWAQVVFGFAAIAFFIWFGFLLWIPLPLRLPEPVISLARPLGRIIFLVGLCLTLWARRALGAMYGVSTGSSAPLQERHRLVQRGPYGFIRHPMYLGYWLVMFGILLTYLTWTPLVLLIMTVPSFSRRARREESSLEERFGAEWQVYAARVPRFLPHLKLKAKEKNIDNTNGYQH
- a CDS encoding SCO family protein, which codes for MIKKNPYFVLFILTAAIALGVLIEVVFRKPYSFHGTVIDPPLPVTDFSLQTANEEVFRLSEQKGKVVLLFFGYTSCPDVCPVTLATFKQVNDNLGEDAQKVRFVMITADPDRDTPDKVAEYAARFNPEFIGLSGDMTALASIWKELGVFVEKQESGSAAGYLVSHTASVYVLNQSGSLFMTFPYGTTATEIADDIRQILKESN
- a CDS encoding DUF3105 domain-containing protein; amino-acid sequence: MQPKNKKSISTKKAVRQAERRRQKLRNGIISGTLVLAAIIVIFLMFNAREQVKQQIDGVTEYTALSRDHVGETVSYDQTPPVGGSHNPVWQNCGVYTETIANENGVHSLEHGAVWITYRPDLPDLEVQTLQTLTRQSGFRLLSPYPDLPSPIVISAWGYQLQVEQADDPRLKDFIEQYELSPQGPEPGAPCTGGVGQPG
- a CDS encoding DUF305 domain-containing protein, which encodes MLLSFAVLLVIVAVLAFWLGTRQSSAPGENSPEVGFARDMMMHHAQAVDMATLLRDRTEDPEMRQLALDIMLTQQAQIGQMQGWLAVWQYPIASTDPAMMWMDMPVNGGMPGMATQAQLNELRDLQGVEADGLFLQLMIAHHRGGVLMGEAALESAKSPEVLALAQSIVNAQTSEIAAMQDLLVRKGFPPVTDEPTETNHEGMSP
- a CDS encoding copper chaperone PCu(A)C, producing the protein MKNKLLISAILLATLLVSGCAKSGEFKVMDAWARPAASGDNGAVYFIISNATDADDTLLSVSTDVASAAEVHMSMMDDNGVMSMQMQEALPIPAQQEIIFKPGGLHVMLVGLTQDLKVGDTITLVLNFKEVGSLTIEASVREE
- a CDS encoding response regulator transcription factor, coding for MEADILLIEDEAEFADYLKRGLTYAGYRVRLAHSAEEGLEKFDQDRHRLLILDVMLPGMNGMDACRRIREKGFTGPILMLTARNAIPDRVLGLDSGADDYLVKPFAFEELLARIRTLQRRTGASTSSINFADMELDMGLHAAHRAGKPIPLTRTEFDLLNYFLRHPRQVLTREELILNVWGQDAGIQPNILDVYIARLRRKIGEPPLIHTIYGIGYVLKEETV
- a CDS encoding HAMP domain-containing protein, with product MIPLRWKLALWHLSLTALGLVGLLLISYQTLSQSLRAEVNNTLAERARHVADAVAIVPNRPIEGVSQEATDEFRSPGVYVQIFNAEGTLVARSFNLGIQQIHAPASDLNRVLKGESFYDSAEISGSPVQLYFQPIQRDGEIAGAILVGESLVGLQSTLSRLRLIYTIGAVSVLLFGLVGGWTLARLGLRPVARVTRTAQDIVKAEDLSHRVPYTGPADEVGALATTFNEMLNRLQALFEGQRQFLAEAAHELRTPLASMLGNVDLLVSFGDDVRRRRETIAALQRTGRHVTRLLDDLLLLAQAETGLHLASFEAIALDDLLIDVYESVMLTAGNVNLKLERCDPVSVRGDPNRLRQVFMNLIDNAVKYSLPGGDVTISLFIRDCCVHVTVRDHGPGIPEELIPLIFEPFFRAPTIGKRIPGAGLGLAIVRWIVREHGGEVNIRSESNKGTTVALTLPALAD
- a CDS encoding trypsin-like peptidase domain-containing protein; protein product: MTQPAKIGFKSRIWILLLLPILVLGCSIVTSINRQPAAGPIEKSVINMALPTPTQLDIPSDVTEEEMVLVNLYARSNPAVVGIFVYGQVYPITDGQNGGQIVPIGQGSGFVYDTTGNIITNAHVVNGAEQLEVVFFDGTTLNADIVGKDLNSDLAVIKVDQLPIGIGPLAMGNMAELAVGQTVVAIGNPFGLDGTLTRGIISALGRTIPALTPFSIPHAIQTDAAINPGNSGGPLLDLHGHVIGVNAQIETDGTSRSNSGVGFAIPVDVVERVVPILIEKGGYDWPWLGVRGRNLVPVLVDAMNLPVERGAYILEVTTRGPAEKAGVRGANESKTINGSVIPVGGDVVTAIDGQPINSFDDLLIYIAMQTSPGQKVNLTVLRDGETLEISVLLEKRPDTLRAESPANVP
- a CDS encoding YHS domain-containing protein, which encodes METPVVDPVCGTKLNPGTVTYKYQYLGRTYYFCSLECTIAFDEEPEKYKVDIDMDFPFEESR